Below is a genomic region from Prolixibacteraceae bacterium.
TTTCATGTCTTTAACTTAAATTTTCTGCAAAAGCACTTCATTGGGATTTCGAATATTTCACTTCTATATCAAGGATTAGTTCTAAATAATCAAAATAATATTGTGAAATCACATAAATAAAAAGCAATAGGATGTGCTGAGCTTACGGTTTTTTACCTATTTGCTGTTTTATTGATGAAATTAATTGTAAAAATATTTGTACATAGATGTAAAAAGTGCATTTTTGCACCCTGAGTTTTAAGTTGGAATTTTGTCACATCAAAAACTATGATTTTGTAATCAATATGATGTGAAAATGTATAATTGTATTATCTATAGAGTAAATGCAACAAGGTAGAGATGGTTTTTCAAGTCGTTTCGGTGTAATCGCTGCTGCGGCTGGATCGGCAATAGGTTTAGGGAATATTTGGAGATTTCCTTATGTTTTAGGAGAAAATGGAGGGGGCGCCTTTTTCTTAGTTTATATGGCTTTTATTTTGGTTCTTGGTGTGCCGCTAATGCTGACAGAGATGTCTATTGGTCGAGCAGGACAACGAAATCCTTATGGAACATTTCGTTTTTTAGCACCTAAGACCAAATGGTATTTAGTCGGAGTAATGGGTGTTGCAGCAGCATTCCTTATTTTATCTTTTTATAGTGCTGTAGCTGGATGGACACTGCAATATCTGTTTGATGCAGTAACGGATGGTTTCTCTGGTAAAAGCTCTGTCGAGTTGAATGGCATGTTTGAGTCGTTTAGATCAAGTACCTATGCGCCTTCGATATGGACATTAGTCTTTCTTGTAATGACCGGTTGTGTTGTTGTTGCAGGAGTGGAAAAAGGAATTGAAAAGTATGCCAAGGTTTTAATGCCTTTACTTTTTGTGATAATCATTATTCTTGATATTCGTGCTGTGACGTTGGATGGTGCGGAAGAAGGGTTGAAGTTTCTTTTCCATCCAGATTTCTCGAAGTTAGATTCAAAAGCTGTTTTAGAAGCGTTAGGCCAAGCATTCTTCTCATTAAGTTTAGGAATGGGAACAATGATTACCTACGGATCATATATTGGTAAGAAAGAGAATTTATTCTCGTCAGCGACTTCTGTTTCTCTAGCAGATACTGCCATTGCAGTATTAGCTGGTGTAGCTATTTTTCCAGCAGTATTTGCTTTCGGAATTAAGCCTGATTCAGGTCCAGGTCTAGTATTTATTACATTGCCTAATGTATTTCAACAGATGCCTGGAGGATACTTCTTCTCGGTGCTGTTCTTCTTCTTACTAGTTATTGCAGCATTAACATCTTCCATTTCACTCTTAGAAGTGGTGGTCTCATATTTTACAGAAGAGTTGAAGATATCAAGAGCAAAGGCTACTGTTATATCTTTCATAAGTATTGGTGTATTTGGTGTGATGTGCTCATTATCGTCAGGGCCTTTAAAAGAGGCGACGATATTTGACAAAACAATCTTTGATATGTTTGATTATATATCTTCCAATATCTTACTACCTGTAGCAGGTTTCTTAATTGTTATTTTTACTGGATGGAAGTGGGCACGTAAATCAGTATCCAATGAAATCTTGGGTAAAGACAAACCTGAAACATCATTGTTTAAGGTATTCATGTTTATTATTAAGTTTATTGCACCTTTTGCAATTGCTTTAGTTTTTATGAATGCTGTAGGTATATTAGACCTTTAGTACTTTAATATATGGTGTAAAGAGAGGCTGTTTGAATTGTTATAGCAGCCTCTTTTTTGTAAAGAAATTTGACTGTTATCTATTCATTTTTGAAATGAACTACCTCGTTTTTATCTATTGTAAGATAAAAATCTTGTGTGGTGGATCAAAAAAATGCACTTTTGCATACCTGATAAAAGTCATATAAGAAATTGCGATACCTCACTGAAGGTATGTCGAGTCGAATTCAATATAATATCATAATATGCAACAAGAGAATAGAGATGGTTTCTCTAGTAGGTTTGGAGTAGTTGCAGCTGCAGCTGGTTCAGCTATCGGATTGGGGAATATTTGGAGATTCCCATATGTGTTAGGAGAAAATGGAGGGGGTGCTTTTTTCTTATTATACATGGTGTTTATATTGTTCTTGGGTGTTCCTTTGATGTTGACAGAGATGTCTATAGGTCGTGCAGGACAACGTAATACTTACGGTTCATTTCGTAAATTAGCACCCAAATCTAAATGGTATCTAATTGGAATCATGGGGGTCGTCGGAGCTTATATGATTCTTTCATTTTATAGTGCCGTAGCAGGTTGGACCTTACAGTATTTATACGACGCTATCGCAAATAACTTTTATGGCAAAGACCCACAAGCTTTAGATCAAATGTTCGGAGCCTTCACTTCTGGTAGTTTTATGCCGGTAGTATGGACTTTGGTATTCTTGTTTTTAACAGGGTTGGTGGTAGTTGCTGGAGTTGAAAAAGGTATCGAGAAATATACAAAAATCTTGATGCCCTTACTTTTTTTGATCATCATAGTACTAGATATACGTGCGATCACTCTAGATGGTGCCTCTGAAGGATTGAAATTTTTATTCTATCCTGATTTTTCGAAATTGACATCTAAAGTTGTATTAGAAGCATTAGGTCAAGCATTCTTCTCCTTAAGTTTAGGTATGGGAACTATTATTACTTATGGTTCATATATTGATAAAAAAGAGAAATTGTTTTCGTCAGCAGCATCTGTTTCATTGGCTGATACGGCGATAGCAGTACTTGCTGGTGTCGCAATCTTCCCTGCTGTTTTTGCTTTCGGCATTGAACCTGATTCAGGTCCAGGGTTGGTTTTTATCACACTTCCGAATGTATTTCAACAAATGACCGGGGGATACTTCTTCTCTATTTTGTTCTTCTTTCTTTTAGTCATTGCAGCTTTAACATCGTCTATCTCTTTGTTAGAAGTTATCGTTGCTTATTTTGCAGAAGAGTTGAATATGTCAAGAGTTAAGGCTACCATAATTGGTTTTACCTCTGTTGGAATTTTAGGAGTGATGTGTGCGCTCTCTTTTGGTCCATTGAAATCTGTAACTATAGGTAAGTTTACTCTATTTAATTTATTTGACTATTTATCGTCAAATATTCTATTGCCTGTAGGAGGGATGTTAATCGTTTTCTTCGCAGGATGGATATGGTCAAGAAAATCTGTTGCACAGGAAGTTCTTGGAGAAGGTAAGCCTGAAACATCTTTGTTTAAATTGTTCATGTTTATCATTAAATTCATTGCACCTTTTGCTATTGCATTGGTGTTTTTAAATGCAATTGGTCTTCTTAAGTTTTAGATCTTTTATGTTATCAAAATATATAGGCTGTCTTCTTTAAGACAGCCTTTTTTTATACTCTATTCTTAGGTATTTCCCTTCCTATAGTATTGTTTGATTTTATGAACCACTTTTTCTCTTACTCTTTTTATCTGAACAAGTTAAAACTGCTATATGTTATTACTCTATATTTTATCATATAGAGATGAGTGCACAAAAGAGAAGTCTTATATCCTATTTTAGTATCATCCTCTTGGGGGGTGTTATTGTTTGTTGCCGATATGTTTATGTTGGTCATAAAGAGATAGCATTAGTTAAAAAGTTAGATATCCCCAATACCATTATTGATTCATTAAGGTGGTCATCTGTATCTTGCTTTCAGTTTGATCCTAACAATATTACTGAAGATTCTCTTGAGCTATTGGGCTTTGATAGCTCGCTGATAAGTAGAATTGAGAAGTATCGAAGAGCGAAAGGGCGATTTCGTGATGTGAATCAATTCATCTCCTTCTGCAATAAAGGTTCTATTTGGGCAGAACATTTTCGGGGTTTAGTTGTACTTACAGAGGATAATCCTATTAAAAGGGTTGATTTTAATAGGATAGTATATGCTGATTATAGCAAATTACTTACAAAATCGAATGCAGACGAGATGATTCGGATTTATCGATATCGAAGTAGATATGGTGGTTTTGTTTCATGGGAGCAGTTGAAAGATTTATGTTGTGTTAGTGATAAAACACTCTCTTACTGTCGCAAACTGTTCTTCTTAGATTCAAATGATATCATTCCTATTGATGTTAATGTCGCTTCATACGAGTCTCTTCGTAAATTACCTTATCTAAATAGTACTGATGTTGTTTCTGTAATGAATTATCGAGAGAAGAATATGGGCTTTGGTTCTTATGCTGAGTTTATCTCAACTTTAACTATTTCTGAGGTGCATAAGTCGTATCTTGTTCATTATGTGAGTTTCTAACAGTGTACTTGCCTTTGTTTTCTGAAATCTTTGTGGGTGTAAATAGAATAAATTATTAATTTATGGAATACAACTATCAAGATGCAATGCGTGCGCATTTTTCTATTCTGAGTGCAAAAGAGTGGCAAAAAGAAGTTATAGAAAAGCCACTATCGATGTATACTATTGTGGTGAATTTTGGTCAGCCGATGGAAATTCAGATCGATTTTGAATCTTACGTGATCGAAACCAATAAGATCTGTTGCCTTACTCCGGGTGGTTACTTAAAGTCTGTTGACTGTAAAGATGAGAATCATTTTATCATTGATTTTAATCAAATGTTCTATTGTTTGGAGTTGCATGATGCTGATCTGTCGTGTAATGGGTTGCTTTTTGGAGCCCTTCCATCTCTACCTATTTTAGATATATGTAGTTCACAGATACAACCATTTCGAATATTAATTGAGTCATTTCTAGCAGAATTTCAATCTCCCGATGCCAATCAAGGTGATATGTTGCGTCTATTATTGAAACGTATGATTATTGTATGTGTACGAATGGCTCGAGAACAGTTGTTCTACTCATCTGTGCCACCGCTTGAGGAGACTGACTTGTTGAGAAGTTATCAAGCATTAGTAGAGAAATACTATAAGAGCAAACATAAAGTCTTTGACTATGCAGAACTTCTTTTTAAATCTCCTAAAACCCTAGCGAATACTTTCAATAAACTGAATGGCCACACTCCGCTTCAGATTATTCAAGAGAGAATTGTGTTAGAGGCCAAAAGAATGATATACTACACGGATAAGACAATTAAAGAGATCTCTTTTGAATTAGGCTTTGATGAACCTTCTCATTTTAGTCGTCTTTTTAAGAAAGTCACGGGCGATAGTCCATTGAAATACCGATCTCTATTTTAATTCTATCATATTTTTGACAAAGAGGAACAATTGATATGTGTGTGGGAAATATCGTTAATGAGATATCCTTCACGACTCCCCATCTTTGTATTGTTAGTTAAATGATAAAAAAACAATACTATGGGAAGAGTAATCGTACCAACGAAAGATCAAGTTGATGATCGTGCTAAAGAGATCTTTAATTCTCTCGAAAATCAGATAGGAATGTTACCTAACTTGTATGCTACAATCGGATATTCTCCTGATGTACTTGAGGGCTATTTAAAATATTCCAGTGTTGTCGGAGCTTCTAGTTTTAATAAGAAGGAGATTGAATCCGTTAAATTAGCTGTTGCACAAGTGAATGGGTGTGAGTACTGCATTTCTGCGCATACTGCAATCTCTAAGATGAATGGTTTTACCGACGATGAGCTACTCGCAATAAGAAAAGGAGAGGTGATTGATCCTCATTTAGGAGTTATTGTGGATGCTGCACAGGATATTGCAAATAATAGAGGAAGACTTAGTCAGGATGTTTTTAATCGCTTCTTTGCCGCTGGATTTGATAATAGAGCATTGATTGACCTCGTGGCTTTGGTTAATGTAAGCAGCTTTACAAACTTCATCCACAACACGACGCAGGTTGATATTGATTTTCCTCTTGCACCAGAATTATAGATACTTAAAAAGAAACATAAAATAAATAGGAGATTATTGTATGAGAATTCTAAGATATTTAACGTTAGCAGTTGTTTTAGCATTTGTAGCTGTTTCATGTGATAACGAAGATGATAATGTCACTCCAATGAATGGAGATTTTAATGTCAAAATTGATGGTTTGGCTGATCTAGGAGCTGATTTTACATATGAGGGTTGGGCTATTGTCGATGGAGCACCTGTCTCAGTGGGAACATTTAATGTAGATGGTGATGGGCGTATGTCTACCAATAGTTTTACTTTGGATAGAGCTAGTCTAAACAAAGCATCTGCTTTCGTTGTGACTATTGAGCCGATGCAAGATGCAGATCCTGCCCCTAGTAAAGTACATATTTTAGGAGGAAGTATAGTAAACGGTGAAGCGATGTTGAGTGTAGATCATGCTACTGCTTTGGGAGTCGACCTTACCTCTGCAATGGGTAAGTATATTTTGGCTACCCCAACAAATGGAGCCGATACTAATGAAAAAAGTGGTATTTGGTTCCTTGATCTAGCGAGTGGTGCACCCATGGTTGGGTTAACCCTGCCTACACTACCTGATGGTTGGATCTATGAAGGTTGGGCAGTAATAAATGGACAACCAGTCTCTACTGGTAAATTCTCTTCTGTATCGACAGTAGATCAAAATGATCCATTTAGTGGTGAAATGGCAGGGCCACCATTCCCTGGAGAAGATTTCTTACACAGTGCTCCTGATGGATTGATGTTCCCAACGGATATTTCAGGTGGTAAGGCAGTTATCTCTATTGAGCCTGTGCCCGATAATAGTGCTGCACCATTCTTGTTAAAACCTCTTTTTGGAAGTATCCCCGCTGATGCGATGGATCACGTTAACTACCCATTGGATAACAATGCTGCGGCAACAAATCCTACTGGTAGTGTAAAGGTTTCAATGTAAATCTTTTTACTGAATTATTTCTAGTTTTTGGACATGAACATGTGGGCATATTTAGTTGTTTCTATAACACTGCTCACATGTTTTATTTGCAATAATGTGACTTGCTTAGTTCTCGTTATTGATTTTAAAACGAATTAATTTGACCTGTCCTATGATACCAATCTTATGTTGATGTGAGGAGTCAATAATGCCAAATATATTATACCCGTGATGGAATCATAGCTTTGCCTGCACTGATGTGATTACACGCAGTTTAAACAATATAGAATGGAAATCTACTCCTCATAGAAGTGTGATATTGGTTCTACCTTTAGAAACGTTTAATTAATTCTTGAATTATTATGAAGTACTTAATTGTATTATTTTTGTTTATGGCTCAGTTAACTAGTGCGCAATTACCCAAAGATCCTAAAGATATCTCTCCACTACTTATTGGTGAAAACATACCAAAAGTGAGTGTAAAAAAAGTGGATGGCACCGACATCCCTATGAAGGATGTTCTAAACAGTAAGAAGAGTGTCCTGGTCTTTTACCGAGGCGGATGGTGTCCTTATTGTAACCTACATCTTTCAGAACTGCAAAAGGCTGAGAGCGAAATTCTAGAGTTAGGCTATCAAATAGTTGCAATAAGTCCTGATTCTCCAAAGAACCTACAGAAAACTGAAGAGAAGGATGAGATAAAGTATCAACTTTTCTCAGATGCGAATGGAGAGTTGATTAAAGCGATGGGGATCGGTTTTAAGGCTCCATTTAAATATAACTTGATGTTAAAGAGTAAGAGTGGTGGAGAAAATGAGGATTCACTACTTCCAGTACCATCTGTTTTTGTCGTAGATGAAAATGGCACTATTCTATTTGAATATATCGACCCTGATTATAAAACTCGTTTGTCATCCAAGTTGTTGTTGGCCGTGTTGAAAAATATTTAAACTAAACGTTACTTATGAAGAACTTTATTGTTTTGTGTTTGACATTGGCATCGCTGATGGTACTTACTCCATTCGAGAGCAATGCACAAGTAAAAAAAGATGATGATAAACTTGCTGTTTTATGGACTAGCGATGATCCATATGTTGCCGATAGAGTTGCACTAATGTATACACATGCTGCTGCACGAAATCACCTTTTCAAAGAGGTCACATTGATCATATGGGGGCCTTCTGCTAAGTTGGTTGCAGAGAATAAGAAGATACAGAAGAAGTTGATGCAGATGAAAAAGGATGGTGTGAAGATCAGAGCATGTATTGCATGTGCTACAGCCTATGATGTGGTGGATGATTTGAAACAACTAAACTTTGAAGTTGCTCCAATGGCGATACCTCTAACAGATTATCTAAAGGATGACCAGACTAAGGTGTTGACATTCTAATGGTTGTAGGTGTTTGTTGTTTAAAACCATCTTTAGATAATAACGGCATAATGTTCCTTTAACTCTTGTAGGGATTAATTCAGCACTGTAGGTCTACCTACGGTGCTGAATCGTGTTAAAACGTTTGATGTTTAGATCGATCCTCTTTGGAGCAAACTCTAATTTGTCTCATTCGAAACGCTACCCGAATAAGACGTACTCCAATAACTGTGATGGAATCTTCAATGTGTTAGAGTAGTTCTGATCTCTCATTTTTCTCGACCCTATCTGATTTGTTTAAGGTGTCGTATCCACCTTTGATGGTTCTCTTAGAGACATCAAAGCTCCTTTCCCCTGCCTTTCCCCTGAGCTTCCCCTGCATTGGCTTGGAAAATGTTCAACGATTATCCGATAATGGTCCATCATTTTACCTGAATCGATGGATCATTCTCGAAGCATTCTCGGACATCTCTCGAATAATTGCAGGGGAAAGGCAGGGGAAAGGCGCTTTATATCCCCTGTCTGCTTCTATTTGTATTTCTATCATGATTGGTTCTTTCATTATGTTCTCATGTAAGAGGTGTTTATGGGTTGATGTTTTTGTTTTTCATTTTGAGGGCTTGTGGATGATTTAATCGCTATATGGGTTCTGTAAAAAGCTTATAAGGAGCTTATATTGCCATTTTTATTAAAAAAAGAGTGTTTTTTTTCATTCTTGCTTTGTCTGTGTGATGAAAAAATGTAAATTTGCGCCCGAAACGATGAGATCATCCTTTCATGTATTCCCACCATATAATTGTAATTTGTTAATTAAAGTCATATGCTGGAGGTGTATACATTGAAAATGAAAAAGGGTTTACGATAGGATGTTTACAAATCAAAAATTGATTTTTATTTTTAAGTTTAGTAATTATAATATTTTAAAAAATGATCGTAATACCAATTAAAGAAGGCGAAAATATCGAGAGAGCTCTTAAGCGTTTTAAGCGTAAATTCGAAAAAACAGGTACTGTAAAAGAATTAAGAGGCCGTAAGCATTTCGTAAAGCCATCTATTAGAAGAAGAGAAGAAGTTAAGAAAGCTATCTATATCGAGCAATTGCACCGTGAGGAAGATTAATCTTCTATAGATTGTTTTATATCATATAAAAGAGGTTGTTTCAATTATTGAAGCAACCTCTTTTTTTTTGTTTGTAGCTTCTTTGTATCTTGCTGTAAAATATTTGTGTATGGGGTTGGATGATTTTATAAACTTTTTGCAGTATGAGAAGCGACTGTCTTCTTATACCGTAGTTGCTTATCGCATTGATTTGAACCAGTTTTGTAGTTTCGCCGAAGATATGGTTGACTCTTTTGATTGGAGGGAGGTGGATTCATTTCTTGTAAGAGAGTGGGTGGTTTACTTAATGGGAAAGGGTATGGCTCCTCGTACTGTGCATCGTAAGATATCTGCATTAAAGTCGATGTATCGTTTTTTCTTGGTAAATGAATATGTGGAGAAGGATCCGACATCTTTAGTTGTGCTGCCCAAGATAAGAAAGAAGTTGCCTTTCTTCGTTCGAATAAGGGAGATGGATAATTTATTAGATCATGATTGGTTTTCTAGTGATTTTTCGGGTTTGAGAGATCGTGCTATTCTGCATGTTTTTTATGGAACAGGCATGCGTTTGTCTGAATTGGTGGGGTTGCAGATCCAAAATATCGACTTAAGTCAGAAAAAAATGAAAGTTCTTGGTAAAGGTAATAAGGAACGCATTATTCCATTTAATGATGAGTTATGTCATGTGGTGTCTAGTTATTTAGAGGCTAGAAAGAGCGTTTTTGGGGATCTGGAAGGCGTTCTTTTTTTAACAGACAAGGGTGAACAAGTGTACCATAAATTTGTTTATAGGGTAGTAAAACGTTATCTTGCTAAAGTCTCGACAGTGTCGAAGAAGAGTCCACACGTGTTGCGCCATTC
It encodes:
- a CDS encoding sodium-dependent transporter yields the protein MQQGRDGFSSRFGVIAAAAGSAIGLGNIWRFPYVLGENGGGAFFLVYMAFILVLGVPLMLTEMSIGRAGQRNPYGTFRFLAPKTKWYLVGVMGVAAAFLILSFYSAVAGWTLQYLFDAVTDGFSGKSSVELNGMFESFRSSTYAPSIWTLVFLVMTGCVVVAGVEKGIEKYAKVLMPLLFVIIIILDIRAVTLDGAEEGLKFLFHPDFSKLDSKAVLEALGQAFFSLSLGMGTMITYGSYIGKKENLFSSATSVSLADTAIAVLAGVAIFPAVFAFGIKPDSGPGLVFITLPNVFQQMPGGYFFSVLFFFLLVIAALTSSISLLEVVVSYFTEELKISRAKATVISFISIGVFGVMCSLSSGPLKEATIFDKTIFDMFDYISSNILLPVAGFLIVIFTGWKWARKSVSNEILGKDKPETSLFKVFMFIIKFIAPFAIALVFMNAVGILDL
- a CDS encoding sodium-dependent transporter — translated: MQQENRDGFSSRFGVVAAAAGSAIGLGNIWRFPYVLGENGGGAFFLLYMVFILFLGVPLMLTEMSIGRAGQRNTYGSFRKLAPKSKWYLIGIMGVVGAYMILSFYSAVAGWTLQYLYDAIANNFYGKDPQALDQMFGAFTSGSFMPVVWTLVFLFLTGLVVVAGVEKGIEKYTKILMPLLFLIIIVLDIRAITLDGASEGLKFLFYPDFSKLTSKVVLEALGQAFFSLSLGMGTIITYGSYIDKKEKLFSSAASVSLADTAIAVLAGVAIFPAVFAFGIEPDSGPGLVFITLPNVFQQMTGGYFFSILFFFLLVIAALTSSISLLEVIVAYFAEELNMSRVKATIIGFTSVGILGVMCALSFGPLKSVTIGKFTLFNLFDYLSSNILLPVGGMLIVFFAGWIWSRKSVAQEVLGEGKPETSLFKLFMFIIKFIAPFAIALVFLNAIGLLKF
- a CDS encoding helix-hairpin-helix domain-containing protein; this encodes MSAQKRSLISYFSIILLGGVIVCCRYVYVGHKEIALVKKLDIPNTIIDSLRWSSVSCFQFDPNNITEDSLELLGFDSSLISRIEKYRRAKGRFRDVNQFISFCNKGSIWAEHFRGLVVLTEDNPIKRVDFNRIVYADYSKLLTKSNADEMIRIYRYRSRYGGFVSWEQLKDLCCVSDKTLSYCRKLFFLDSNDIIPIDVNVASYESLRKLPYLNSTDVVSVMNYREKNMGFGSYAEFISTLTISEVHKSYLVHYVSF
- a CDS encoding helix-turn-helix domain-containing protein, translating into MEYNYQDAMRAHFSILSAKEWQKEVIEKPLSMYTIVVNFGQPMEIQIDFESYVIETNKICCLTPGGYLKSVDCKDENHFIIDFNQMFYCLELHDADLSCNGLLFGALPSLPILDICSSQIQPFRILIESFLAEFQSPDANQGDMLRLLLKRMIIVCVRMAREQLFYSSVPPLEETDLLRSYQALVEKYYKSKHKVFDYAELLFKSPKTLANTFNKLNGHTPLQIIQERIVLEAKRMIYYTDKTIKEISFELGFDEPSHFSRLFKKVTGDSPLKYRSLF
- a CDS encoding carboxymuconolactone decarboxylase family protein — protein: MGRVIVPTKDQVDDRAKEIFNSLENQIGMLPNLYATIGYSPDVLEGYLKYSSVVGASSFNKKEIESVKLAVAQVNGCEYCISAHTAISKMNGFTDDELLAIRKGEVIDPHLGVIVDAAQDIANNRGRLSQDVFNRFFAAGFDNRALIDLVALVNVSSFTNFIHNTTQVDIDFPLAPEL
- a CDS encoding anti-sigma factor; this translates as MRILRYLTLAVVLAFVAVSCDNEDDNVTPMNGDFNVKIDGLADLGADFTYEGWAIVDGAPVSVGTFNVDGDGRMSTNSFTLDRASLNKASAFVVTIEPMQDADPAPSKVHILGGSIVNGEAMLSVDHATALGVDLTSAMGKYILATPTNGADTNEKSGIWFLDLASGAPMVGLTLPTLPDGWIYEGWAVINGQPVSTGKFSSVSTVDQNDPFSGEMAGPPFPGEDFLHSAPDGLMFPTDISGGKAVISIEPVPDNSAAPFLLKPLFGSIPADAMDHVNYPLDNNAAATNPTGSVKVSM
- a CDS encoding AhpC/TSA family protein, yielding MKYLIVLFLFMAQLTSAQLPKDPKDISPLLIGENIPKVSVKKVDGTDIPMKDVLNSKKSVLVFYRGGWCPYCNLHLSELQKAESEILELGYQIVAISPDSPKNLQKTEEKDEIKYQLFSDANGELIKAMGIGFKAPFKYNLMLKSKSGGENEDSLLPVPSVFVVDENGTILFEYIDPDYKTRLSSKLLLAVLKNI
- a CDS encoding DsrE family protein → MVLTPFESNAQVKKDDDKLAVLWTSDDPYVADRVALMYTHAAARNHLFKEVTLIIWGPSAKLVAENKKIQKKLMQMKKDGVKIRACIACATAYDVVDDLKQLNFEVAPMAIPLTDYLKDDQTKVLTF
- the rpsU gene encoding 30S ribosomal protein S21, which translates into the protein MIVIPIKEGENIERALKRFKRKFEKTGTVKELRGRKHFVKPSIRRREEVKKAIYIEQLHREED
- a CDS encoding tyrosine-type recombinase/integrase, whose translation is MGLDDFINFLQYEKRLSSYTVVAYRIDLNQFCSFAEDMVDSFDWREVDSFLVREWVVYLMGKGMAPRTVHRKISALKSMYRFFLVNEYVEKDPTSLVVLPKIRKKLPFFVRIREMDNLLDHDWFSSDFSGLRDRAILHVFYGTGMRLSELVGLQIQNIDLSQKKMKVLGKGNKERIIPFNDELCHVVSSYLEARKSVFGDLEGVLFLTDKGEQVYHKFVYRVVKRYLAKVSTVSKKSPHVLRHSYATHMMNSGADLRAIQELLGHASLASTEVYTHTTFEKLRKVYKQAHTRG